The genomic DNA GGCGCTCAGCGAGGACGCCGAAGGGCAGGGCATAGCGCTGCCCGATACCGGTGACATCGAGGCCGATCTGAGGCTCGTGATGCGCGCGACGGTCGCCGAGTTCGCCGATCCGGACTTCGAGCGGCCGATCCGGGCGCTCACCACTGAGATCATCAATGATCTCGACCTCGTCACCCAGTACCAGGAGAAGCTGGCCCGTCCCATGGACGACGCCAAGAAGGCGCGCTTGCGCAGCGCGCAGCAGGCGGGCCAGCTCGCCGCAGACGCCGACCTCGACCTGGTCCTCGAAGTGCTCTACGCCCCTCTCTTCCAAAGGTGGCTGCACCGTTCGGGCCCGCTCACCGCCGAGTACGCCGATGCTCTTGTCGACATCACGCTCAGGGCCTTCCGCCCCTGAGGACTTCCCGGCCGCGGATCAGTCGGGTGAACGTCCGCTGGAGGTCGGAATCCTCAGGAACGGGGCCGTCGGTCCGGGGTGGAGACTGACAGCAGGGTGAGCGCGGCGCGGCGGGCGTGCTCACCCGTACCGGCCGCGCCGAGGTGTTCGGCGACGACGGTCGCGCCCTCGACCAGCATGAGCAACTGCCGGGCCAGGACGTGCGGATCGGCGGCTCCGGCACGGGTGGCGATGCCGGTGAGGAGTTCGAGGTAGCGACCCAGGTGGCGCGCGGTAATGGCGCGTACGGCCTCGACATGGTGCTGGGCGGCCGCGTTCACCATCGCACAGCCGCGGAAAACCGGCTCGTCGTACCACCGCTGGAGGGCGTCGAACACCGCCGCGAGCTGGTCGGCGGGATCGTCTCCGGCCGCCGCGACGGCATCGGCCAGCCAGGTCGCCACCCGCTCGCTCCGGGCCTCCAGCATGGCCTGTACGAGCCCGTCCTTGGTGCTGAAGTGCCGGTAGAGCGTCTCTTTGGACACTCCGATGCCGGCGCACAACTCGGTGACGCCGACGCCGTCGAGGCCGCGCTCGTACAGCACCAGAGTGGCCGCCTCCAGGATCGTGGCGCGGGTGCGTGCTGGGTCGATCGTCGAGCCTTTGGCGACTGGCATGCAACAGATGGTACCGATTGGTTCGATCAACTGCTAGCGTTTCGGATCGTAACGATCGGTTCGATCTTTGGAGCATGTGATGACAGACCCGCTCGCCGCCGACCCTCCGAGCGATCGTGAATTTCCGGCCGCCACGCCCGCGCTGACCTTCGACAGCGGCGGAGCGACTCTGCGAGGGGTCTTGCACGTGCCGGCAGGCCGGGGGCCGCACCCGGTCGTCGTACTGCTGCACGGGTTCCCTGGCAACGAACGCAACTTCGATCTCGCACAGGTGCTGCGCCGCGCGGGCTACGCGTCATTGGTGTTCCACTACCGCGGATCGTGGGGAGTCGGTGGCTCGTGGTCGTGGTCTCACGTACTCGAGGACACGGCGGCGGTCGTGGCCGGTATGCGCGACCGTGAACTGGCGGCCGCCCACCGGTTCGACCCTCGGCGATTGATGGTGGTCGGCCATAGCCTCGGCGGCTTCGCCGCGCTGATGACCGCGGCGGCGGACCCGTCGATCGCCGCGGTCGCCTCGGTGGCCGGGTTCGACTTCGGTGCGGTGACGGCGCTCTGTCGTGACGACCCGGGTTTGCGGGCCGGCTATGTCGAAGCATTCGAGGGCGAGCTCGGCCCACTCCGGGGCACCAGCGGGGAGGCACTCGTCGACGAGATGGAGGCAGCTGGGGAAACGTGGGGGCTGACCCGCCTCGCACCGCTGCTCGCGGACCGCCCGGTACTCCTGGTCGGCACCAGCCTGGATGCCGTGACCCCGTACGACGTGCACCACGAACCGGTCGTCCGGGCCTACCAGGCGGAGCCCGTGAAAGAGCTTGAACACCACGTGTTCGCGACCGACCACTCTCTGTCGGACCACCGCGTGATGCTGGCGCGTACGGTCTTGAGCTTCCTCGAGCAGCACCGATGAGGCCACCGATGTGGCAGGCGGTGCGCCTGGCTCTCGGCACCGCTTCGGCGCTTGGACTCGCGCGCTTCGCGTACGGGCTACTCGTCCCCGCCATGCGTGAGGACCTCGGTTGGAGCCTGGCCGAAGCCGGGGCGATGAGCACCGCAAACGGGCTCGGCTACCTTCTCGGCGCGTTGGTGACCGCCGTCGTCGTCCGCCGGCTGGGCACCGCCGCCGCCTTCCGCTGGGGCATGGTCCTCACGGCGGTGGCTCTGGCCGCCACCGCGATCAGCGATGACTACCTGGCGCTGCTGACCGCACGAGCCGTCGCCGGGGCGGCGGGGGCGGTGGTGTTCATCACCGGCGGTGTGATCGCATCGCGCATCGCGACCCGCGTCTCCTCCGGCGCGCCCATCACCGTCTACTTCGCCGGCACCGGGCTGGGCATCGTCTTCAGCGGCGCGACCATCCCGGCGCTGGAGGATCACTGGCACATTGCCTGGATCGGTCTGAGCGTCGCCGCCGGCCTGGCGACGGTGGTCAGCTGGACGGCCGCACGCACGGACGAGGACGCGCCGGCCGCCACCGCCGGGCGGGCACGGGTGCGTCCGGTCTGGCGAACCGCCCTGGCCTATGTGCTGTTCGCCACCGGTTACATCACCTACATCACCTTCTTGTCCGCCTATCTTGCCGACCG from Streptosporangium sp. NBC_01756 includes the following:
- a CDS encoding YbfB/YjiJ family MFS transporter — protein: MRPPMWQAVRLALGTASALGLARFAYGLLVPAMREDLGWSLAEAGAMSTANGLGYLLGALVTAVVVRRLGTAAAFRWGMVLTAVALAATAISDDYLALLTARAVAGAAGAVVFITGGVIASRIATRVSSGAPITVYFAGTGLGIVFSGATIPALEDHWHIAWIGLSVAAGLATVVSWTAARTDEDAPAATAGRARVRPVWRTALAYVLFATGYITYITFLSAYLADRHAPITQVVLVWTSLGLAVMAAPALWSRPITDWPGARALATLLGILSAGAALALVAPAPPVILASAIIYGATFMGVPAAVTALIRGDTPPADWTATLAVFTMLFAAGQTVGPWIAGILADHTSTEATLVWTAVLCAVAAVIAATVRRRHPAPPTTARDPASPRRGA
- a CDS encoding TetR/AcrR family transcriptional regulator; the encoded protein is MPVAKGSTIDPARTRATILEAATLVLYERGLDGVGVTELCAGIGVSKETLYRHFSTKDGLVQAMLEARSERVATWLADAVAAAGDDPADQLAAVFDALQRWYDEPVFRGCAMVNAAAQHHVEAVRAITARHLGRYLELLTGIATRAGAADPHVLARQLLMLVEGATVVAEHLGAAGTGEHARRAALTLLSVSTPDRRPRS
- a CDS encoding alpha/beta hydrolase family protein, which gives rise to MTDPLAADPPSDREFPAATPALTFDSGGATLRGVLHVPAGRGPHPVVVLLHGFPGNERNFDLAQVLRRAGYASLVFHYRGSWGVGGSWSWSHVLEDTAAVVAGMRDRELAAAHRFDPRRLMVVGHSLGGFAALMTAAADPSIAAVASVAGFDFGAVTALCRDDPGLRAGYVEAFEGELGPLRGTSGEALVDEMEAAGETWGLTRLAPLLADRPVLLVGTSLDAVTPYDVHHEPVVRAYQAEPVKELEHHVFATDHSLSDHRVMLARTVLSFLEQHR
- a CDS encoding TetR/AcrR family transcriptional regulator — protein: MPNAKKPDSSRRSERSRQAIFAATRAMISEAGYGKVSIEAIAARAGVGKQTIYRWWPSKGTLIFDSILALSEDAEGQGIALPDTGDIEADLRLVMRATVAEFADPDFERPIRALTTEIINDLDLVTQYQEKLARPMDDAKKARLRSAQQAGQLAADADLDLVLEVLYAPLFQRWLHRSGPLTAEYADALVDITLRAFRP